CCGTCGGCGTTGGTATGCAGGTGGGAGAGCACCTCGCTTATTTTGTTACCCGGCATCGGCTCTGGAGCGCCAGCGATGGCGACCGCCGTATCGTACGTGGTACCAAAAAGGATGCGGTCGCCTGGTTTGGCGCCCGCCGGAGGACGAATCAACTTGACCTCTGTGCCGTTCTTGGCGCACAGCACCATCCCCTGCGACGTGATACCGATAAGCAGCTTCGGCTTCATATTGCACACGACGAGGCACTGTGTtccctccagctcctccatcgcGTAGTGCTCCACGAGTCCACTTACAATGGTGCGCGTCTCATCGCCGAGCACCATATCTTCGACGTAGAGGCGGTCTGCGTCCGGGTGTCGACGCAGGTTTGTCAGCTgccccacacgcacgtacagcCTGGTAGAGTCGAGCTCCACTTTCTTGGCTTTGTTGCTGCTTGCAGCTCCAGTACTGGGACTGGTCGAGGCTTTCTCCGTGcttgctcctcctgctgcggcggcagcagccttctccgccttcgctttctccttctccgcacggcggcgcagaatCTCCTCTTCAGACGGCTTCACATATGAGACTTCCGCCCAAGTAGCAGGCGCGGCCACGCCGCTAGCCTTGCCAGCCTTGTTGTTCACCGGCACCTTAACAGCCGCCGAGCGAATGGGGGCCAGGTAGGCGTCCTCTTGTGCGTATGCAGCCCATTTCATGGTGGtcggcagcacctccgcgtGGGCAGAGTGGttgaaggcggcggcgtacATGAGCAAGTCGGCCATGGTGGCGCGCTCGCTTCCGGTGAGGTACTGCGACGCCGCGTTCGACATGGCCGCGAGGATGCGCTCCACGTCACTGTAGAGAAACTTGGCGACCGAGGTGGAAGTGTCGGCATCAGCGCACGTAGCATCAAcatccagcaccgccgccgcgcaaaCCCACTGGTTTACCAGCAATATCTGCTCCTCGTCTCCGCCGAGAAACGCCTTCTGCTCCGGCGTAACCGCGGTGCGGCGTAGCGCCTGCAGAAACGACTGGAGCCCGTGGAAGGTCTGTCCATCGACTGTAACGCGGTGAGGGCCTTTGGCAGATGTCTCAACCCACGGGGCCGGCACGCTCAAGATGCTCCTGAGCGCATGCTGCAGTGCCGGCGCGAggatggaggaggagtgaATCACAAATTGCatgacagcagcggagaTGGTGAACGTGAGTAGTGCCTCGTGGGCTCTtcgtcctctctcgctctgtgctGCGATGAACCAAAGGGGCTGAGCTGGGGGAACGCCCTCTTCGAAGGAACAAATTTGGAAGTAGAGCGATGAGGTAAGCGCCACTTAAGAggtgaggaagaaaagagggagagaggagcggggaTGTACTGAGAGtgagctgcggtggcacgTGCTGATGTGTGCTAGTCGATGCTTCAATACAATTCACAGTGAGAACAGGACGACGATGTAGTCATGCAGACTCccgaagggagggaaggaagaaggaggggagatgGCAAGAGACGCTGTACGTGATGCTCCACAGGTACAACAGAGGAGAAATGGTttgggtgagagaggggaagcaCTCCGGCGTACGGGCATATGAAGCGAAGCGTGAGCAATAGAAATCGGTAACTTTGAGGGCCTGGGCCGTAGTCCAGGCCCACCAGGGAGAAGCTTCGCTCAtctccttttcgttgctTGTTTGTTCGTTTTTACAAACTGACTGTGGTGCGCCAGTAGTCATTTGGGGGGAGTACGTAGGCGTACTTGTGTGTCACATCTCTTACGAGACACCCTCCCTCATTCGACACACCTTTTGTGTGCCCCCCTTCatggcggcaccgccgtgcactgcacagacagagacgaTAAAGTGGAGTAGAACAAGAAGATAAAGACCGAAAGCAGCGGTAAAGGGTAGGCGCTGATATGGAGGACGCCAGTGCGTTGCAGTAGCCAACGGAGACGCCGCCATCAGCAACCAAGCAGGCAATGCAAAGAGCCTCAAGCAAAAACATAAGCACTGGCGGAGCAAGAACGTAGGGCGTATTCCTCACTTGTcgtcctcagcagcgcctcgccttTTGAAGAAGTCTTCCTTGTACTCGCTTACCTTGCGTCGCAGTGCCGGAACCGCCTGGTCAATGGCATACTGCATCCCACGACACGCCCGCGCCGAGCACGACGGCAGAGCCATGATGCCACTGGAGCCCTTCTCCTGcgacgcggcagcgatgcgcagcagctcgggTCTCACGGTGCGTTGCCAGCGCATCTCCACGTCCTTCGTGAGCGTCTTGGCTGTAAAGAGGCGGCCAAGTGCGTTGTCGCACGACTGCAGTAAGCGGCGCTCGAAGTCGCGCAGGTGCATCCGAGTCGCAACGAGGCCGCCGCTACCGATGAGAATGGAGAAGAATGCCACAAGCACCGTTGCGGTAATGGTCACGGAAGAGAGGGCCACGGCTGTTGCAGGACCAGCGACGCAAGCCGCACCGAGGGCACAATACAGAAAGATCTCGCGCCGAAGGTACTCCTGCCGCAACACCTTGGACACGCGacaagcgaggaggaggttgCGTGCGCTCTCCTCCGTCTCGGTGATGAGGTTGTCCATGCGCCGCATCGGTGCAGCGCGTATCTCCTTGAGAATCTCGTTTCGCTGGCGTGACAACTCCGCTGCCGGCACGGTAGCGGTGCCCGACGCGATCGAGGATGGCGCATCACCGGACGCCCCGCTCAGCTTTTTCAGCGGCGTTGAGGTGGTGTACACGCGCGGGATGTCCTTCATCTTCATGACTTTGCTGAGGTTCCAGCACAGCGTCCCATACGCCCGCGCAAAGTCCGTCACTTTCTCAAATACATCGACCTTGTTCATCACCAAGAAGAACTTGTGCTCGTACCCTGTGAGGGACTTGGTGAGAACGTCTAGCGTCTCCCCAGTGGTGCCGGGGTTCGCCGGGTCAAACATAAGGAGAATGACGTCGCTCTGCTGCGCAAACCACCGCGTCACGGCAAGGAAGTCGTAGCCACGGGTATGGTCACCGCTCCCCGTCTGCTCCTCTGACGACGCGTGCACGGGTGTGTCGATCATCCCGGGTGTGTCAACGAGCACCATGTCCATCGGAATCTGCGACGATGCCGGCATTGAGCGCGTCTTCATCTTGAAGTGTGTCACGAACGAGATGCCAAATTGCTGTAGTGACTGGTACTGGTAGCTGGGGTTGCTCACCACGCTCGGTCCGTCGGCATCCATGTCACACGTGCCCCGCTTGATGACAGTGAAGCCGTCGTCCGTCGGTGCGACCCCAGTCTCCTGGATCTCGCAACCAGACAGGTAGTTGATCAGGGTCGACTTGCCAGAGCTGTGGTTGCCCAGAAACATCACCATCGGTGTGGTGCTCTTGAACGGTGTGAGAAAGCGGTAGACGTCATCGTAGGGTTCCAGATAGCTGCTGCGGAGCGTCTGCAGTTCCCCTTCAATGTCAGCCTGCACGGCCGCGTGCGGCGAAGAGGATGACAAGGACCGCGCCGTCATAATAGTGGCGGCATCCGTGTtcgaggagagcgccgccgcagcagcaccagtacCATCGACCGCGTTGCCTGTGCCATGGCCACTGTTGATAGACTCTAGATGATACTGTCCGTAGGACGAAGAGAAGCCGCGGCGTTGCGCACTGTGGGTGGGAATGtagaggaaagaggtgctCATGCGTAGGCCACGCGAAGCCCGTACCAGCGATGGCGTGACTTGGTCTTCAAAAGGGGCGCTTTGAAAACACGAAGCGGTGAAGGGCTGCGTCGGCACCCATCCCGCGGCAAGTGTGGCGATGCCGATGCGGTCCACCTGCGCTGAGGCGATACGGGATAAATAACGGTACATGCTTGCCAGGATGAaaatgcacacacacatacacacacgcaccaacgCAAGAGAGATGTGGGAGGGGTGAAAACACGAGAAGAAATGACAGAGATACAGTGCGCCGAATCGGACAAAGTCAAGTGGACCGCCGTGTGTcactcgtgtgcgtgtgcgtatttTGCTTCCTCAGTATTTCCTTGCTTGGGTACCAGGGgcgtttccttttcccctcccttcagGGGGCGATCGCCACAACACCCTCTGACGGACAAAACGGGAGAGACTTGcgtaagagagggaggggagggcctggggaaagaagaggagaggagcggggCGGGGTAGGACAGAGAGCGACAAACTCGTGCTTGAGAGCTCAAGCTGAGGACCAGGGCAGCCAAAtgtacgcacacgcacgttcCCGGGCCAAGAAGCGGTTCACGCAGAAATCCGAGAGAAGATCATACAAGGACTCCGATGTTGAAGTGCGCCCTTTATTAcgtcttgtgtgtgtgtgtgtgtgggtgtggatgtgggtgtgtgctctATCGCCAATCTGATCAGCGGCTAGCTTTTACAGATACCTGGTGAGATAAGTCGAAGTGAGGACTCGCAGAGTGGGAGGTAGAAGGTAGGGAAGCGATAGATGGGGCAAACACGATCAGAACAAGAATAGAGCAGCACTACTATGCGGGTGCATGGGGCGTGATAAAGGCCACCGAAAGGGCCTGAGAGCGGCCAGACAGGACGAGGAGTGAGGGGACACACCGTGCTCGCGGTCTACCGACTTCTTTGGAGAAAGGCTGACGGCGCAGTGTAACCGTTGCGTAGAGACAcgcaaaaaagaaaggggacGGAGTAAACCGTGTCGCAGTGACCACACACGTGGGCCTTCCTCGCTCTGCAGGCTTCAGTGGGTTCTCCATTAGACTTGCACCATCACAGGCTAGCGGGTGCTCTGGCCTCGCTtagtttctctctccctgttcGACTTGCTGGA
Above is a window of Leishmania panamensis strain MHOM/PA/94/PSC-1 chromosome 22 sequence DNA encoding:
- a CDS encoding hypothetical protein (TriTrypDB/GeneDB-style sysID: LpmP.22.0450), giving the protein MQFVIHSSSILAPALQHALRSILSVPAPWVETSAKGPHRVTVDGQTFHGLQSFLQALRRTAVTPEQKAFLGGDEEQILLVNQWVCAAAVLDVDATCADADTSTSVAKFLYSDVERILAAMSNAASQYLTGSERATMADLLMYAAAFNHSAHAEVLPTTMKWAAYAQEDAYLAPIRSAAVKVPVNNKAGKASGVAAPATWAEVSYVKPSEEEILRRRAEKEKAKAEKAAAAAAGGASTEKASTSPSTGAASSNKAKKVELDSTRLYVRVGQLTNLRRHPDADRLYVEDMVLGDETRTIVSGLVEHYAMEELEGTQCLVVCNMKPKLLIGITSQGMVLCAKNGTEVKLIRPPAGAKPGDRILFGTTYDTAVAIAGAPEPMPGNKISEVLSHLHTNADGVLCWKDKPARHPSGVEVCVPDMANCPVS
- a CDS encoding hypothetical protein (TriTrypDB/GeneDB-style sysID: LpmP.22.0460), with the translated sequence MTARSLSSSSPHAAVQADIEGELQTLRSSYLEPYDDVYRFLTPFKSTTPMVMFLGNHSSGKSTLINYLSGCEIQETGVAPTDDGFTVIKRGTCDMDADGPSVVSNPSYQYQSLQQFGISFVTHFKMKTRSMPASSQIPMDMVLVDTPGMIDTPVHASSEEQTGSGDHTRGYDFLAVTRWFAQQSDVILLMFDPANPGTTGETLDVLTKSLTGYEHKFFLVMNKVDVFEKVTDFARAYGTLCWNLSKVMKMKDIPRVYTTSTPLKKLSGASGDAPSSIASGTATVPAAELSRQRNEILKEIRAAPMRRMDNLITETEESARNLLLACRVSKVLRQEYLRREIFLYCALGAACVAGPATAVALSSVTITATVLVAFFSILIGSGGLVATRMHLRDFERRLLQSCDNALGRLFTAKTLTKDVEMRWQRTVRPELLRIAAASQEKGSSGIMALPSCSARACRGMQYAIDQAVPALRRKVSEYKEDFFKRRGAAEDDK